Genomic DNA from Nitrosospira lacus:
TGTTTTGTCCATAGGTCATACAGCATTAAAGTGGGTGGCCTTACATTCCAATATACGTCTGACGAGATGCTGGAGAGGAACGCCGCGAAAGCGCGGCGCCCTTCAGCTTAATTCGTTGAAGCTGTAGAAAAAGTCTCGCGCAACATGGAAATGCTGAGTGTCATGCACTGCTTCTTGCCGCTCGTTCAGCGAGCAGTCCATGACCGGCTGAAACGTGTCGGGAAGAGCCCATCGCGAGCAGCAGTTCCGTGCCAATTCCGGTCATTCGGGTAAGGGGGTGGAGGGACCCCAAAGAAAATCAAAGCTGTTCTTCGACCGGAAGCAGTTGCACTCGACACTTGGTTGCAATTCGCTGATGCAGCTCCTTGGCAACTGGCTCATCACTCAACAAGATGAAAAACTGGTAGCATGAAACTCACCCGTTTGAAGACGAAAAACCGAGAGAGCCTCACTCTTCTGTCTACCAATGAGAAAAACTTCCTTCTTGCTACTCATGTGGCCGATGCTATTTATGGCGGCGGCACTTGCAGATCCACGGCAGGATAAGGATATTAAAGTTAAGGTGCAAGTCGCGGGGGAAAACGTTATTGTTGACGTAATCCTCTCTGTTCCGGCCACCCGGCAGGAGGTCTGGGTCGTGCTGACTGACTTTGAACACATGGCTGATTTTGTCTCCAACCTGAAGGAGAGCAAAGTGGTCAGTATTTCGGGAGACACGCTAAAGATTTTCCAGCGCGGCTCTGCAACGTATGGCCCGATCAGTTTTCCATTTGAGTCAACACGGGAAATACGGTTGATCCCCTTCGATAAAATCTGGTCGCACATGATCAGTGGCAACATGCGCAAGATGGAAGGTACGACGCAGCTGATCGATGAAGGTGGGCAAACTCAGATTATCTATCATACCGATACCATCCAAGAATATTGGATTCCTCCAATAGTGGGAAAGACTTTCATCGAGCACGAAATTCGGGAGCAATTCTATGAAATGCGGAATGAAATAGTCAGGAGAAAACGGGCCTCCGCTTCTTCGAAACCAACCCGAAGCTCTGCACGCGGAATTTGATGATGCTTTCCTGCTGATGAGTAGGAAAAGGAAGTGCAGTGCTTGAGGCTGTTGGAGTGGATGCGCTCGCGCAGTTGGTTGTGCACCGACCGGTTTTTAATCAGCCTGACTTGTATTAATTCTTCCGCCTGCTATTCTGCGAATGTCGTGTAGTTGAAACGATCGCTGGATGCATCCTCGGAAGAGCCGGTGATAAATCAAGAGAGAGGCACAAGAATGAAACCTATGATTATCATTGCTTCGTTATGGTTAACGATGCTGCTTATCCCATCTACTTCATTTTCACATGATGAATCGACGGACATTCCACCTATTCATGCCGAGACCGGCCATGTTTACATTGCAAACCGCACAAACGAAGAGATTATCTTCTATTTGGAGTCGGCAAACACAATTCGAACAAAGCATCGTCTCCCTCCCGGATTTGGAGCGACGTTTAGCGGAGCAGCTGCGGATGCATGGTTTAACATTCACATTTACACCGCTAACACTCATGTGAATTATGGTCTTGACGCAGGCAATCGGTACTATATCAAGCAAAACCCGGCCGGAATTCCAAATGTATACAAAATGCCCGGACGCTGACATACCTGATCGATTTTCCAACTTTGGTAATTGATAACCGCCGAAGTAATCTACGGTGGCCAGAATATCCAATAAGGTGTCGTGGACGTGGTGCGATTGAGCCCATTTCCCGGCCCCAGCGGCTTTGCTTTCATAAAGCGCCTTTGCCTGGTGCTTGCTCTCGACTTACGGTGAATCAGTATGCATCCAGCAAATGGGGGGGCATCCATTTCTTCTTACCACTGTAACGCTGTGCAAACAGAAAAACGATTCCTTTCACTTCAAACAGCGAAAGGAACAACATTGGGTCTGTTCCAATTTCTTTCCAAACCGCAAAGCTTTTTAAACCCGAATCGCCAACCTTTCCGCATCTTGATATAGAAATTCAATGCCGTTTGGCTAATAGCTGCTTAATCTGGTCCAAGTCCTGCTGGATCTGCTCCACCGATGCAACCAGATAGATCAGGCCAAGGTAAAGATTATATTTTTCTGGCTGGCTTTGTTCATTGCCAAATGAATTGAGATTTTCAACGAACATTCGCTTTGCATCCGCGGCTGCTGACATGTTGGACTCCTTAAAAATGGTTGATAGATCTCACTGTTAAACATCAGAAGGATCGCACGGATGAATGCGTATCACAACAGGGTAATGTGAACGCCCCGCCGTGCCACCTGTCATACAGCCAAGCGCGCTTGACTCAAAACCCCCTATCTATCCATCGCTTTCTTGAAAACTCATGGCATCCCAAGGGATTTTGTTATTTCATAAAGGGGATGCTAAGATTGGATTTCTTGACGGAAACACACTGTAGACAGGGCGTACTAAACCTGAAGACGCAGGTGACCCCTGCCATCCAGGCTTTATTTGAATTCAAATTTGATTGATCAATGAGAGGATTATGAAAAAGGACGACTCATCGCTGCCGCCCAATGTTATCCCCCTATTCCGCTCCTCCCCTTCCGCAGACTTGAATCCAAAGCGGGAATATAAACGAAGGGGACCGGAAAGGCGGCAATATAGCAGAAGGCGGCCCGATCCGAATAATCAGCAAGGCGCCGGTGAGAGAGAGCTGCCCGACCGGCGTCGGCATGGTCGACGCCACTGAATAGTCCAATTCCAGGGACTGAGAATGGCATCATGCTCATAGCCTCTTAAGGAGATGTTGGCCATGAAACACGCAAAAACTGGATCAAATAAAGAAATTATTGAATTAAACCAGCAAGTCTCAGGTCCGTCGCTTGAGGAACTTCAGCGATCTCATTACATCGTTGAGGCTCTTATGTCGACGCTGCCTCCTCACACTAAAAGTGAGCTTGTTGATCTGCTGCAAACTCTTGCCAAGGGTGGCGAACCCCAGGCGGCCATTGATCACGCTCATCAAAGGGCGATGCAGATTGTGTCCGATATTTGCAAGCCCAATTCCCTTCATGGAGCTGAGGGCGAGGCATATAGGCGAGAAATGGGTGAAAGACGGCAACGTGAGAGGCGGCAGAAATAAGAATACGATAAATCATCCACAAGTGAATTCATCGATATGCCGTGAGTGACCCAGGATTACCAGAATTTCTCATGCGCCACTCTTCCGATATACTTCCATGCGCCCATAAGAGCGA
This window encodes:
- a CDS encoding SRPBCC family protein is translated as MAAALADPRQDKDIKVKVQVAGENVIVDVILSVPATRQEVWVVLTDFEHMADFVSNLKESKVVSISGDTLKIFQRGSATYGPISFPFESTREIRLIPFDKIWSHMISGNMRKMEGTTQLIDEGGQTQIIYHTDTIQEYWIPPIVGKTFIEHEIREQFYEMRNEIVRRKRASASSKPTRSSARGI